A genomic stretch from Limnobacter thiooxidans includes:
- the purF gene encoding amidophosphoribosyltransferase — MCGIVGIAGFSPVNQVLYDSLLLLQHRGQDAAGIATAHSNSFSMSKGNGLVRDVFRTRNMRSLPGNMGIGHVRYPTAGSAASSDEAQPFYVNAPYGLVLAHNGNLTNSERLKAELFKNDRRHINTNSDSEVLLNVLAHELQSNASGYSLDPVTIFRAVAGVHARARGAYACVAQIAGYGLLAFRDPFGIRPLALGKAESEQGTEYMFASESVALVGMGFEFVRDIEPGEAVFVDLDGKLYAQQCAEKSSLNPCIFEYVYLARPDSVMDGISVYEARVKMGEYLADQIRKSMPPSEIDVVMPIPDSSRPAALELANQLDVPYREGFIKNRYIGRTFIMPGQAVRKKSVRQKLNAISVEFKNKTVLLVDDSIVRGTTSREIVQMAREAGAKKVIFASAAPPVRFPNVYGIDMPTRDELIASGRTDDEICAEIGADALFYQDIEDMKRAVRDLNPKIQTFDASCFDGHYITGDVTTEYLDRLEYMRKHPEVLESGGLQMNLGYSANQ; from the coding sequence ATGTGCGGGATTGTCGGTATCGCCGGTTTTTCTCCTGTTAATCAAGTTTTGTATGACAGCTTGCTGTTGTTGCAACACCGTGGCCAGGACGCTGCGGGCATTGCCACAGCGCACAGCAATTCGTTTTCAATGTCCAAGGGTAACGGCCTGGTTCGGGATGTGTTTCGCACCCGCAACATGCGTTCCTTGCCGGGCAATATGGGTATTGGGCATGTTCGTTACCCCACGGCCGGTTCGGCTGCCAGTTCAGATGAAGCCCAGCCTTTTTATGTGAATGCGCCTTACGGTTTGGTACTTGCCCATAACGGCAACCTGACCAACAGCGAACGCCTGAAGGCTGAGCTGTTCAAGAATGATCGCCGCCACATCAACACCAATTCCGATTCGGAAGTGTTGTTGAACGTACTCGCACACGAATTGCAGTCCAACGCGTCGGGTTATTCACTTGACCCGGTTACAATTTTCCGGGCCGTAGCCGGCGTTCACGCCCGTGCACGCGGTGCCTACGCTTGCGTGGCGCAAATTGCCGGATACGGTCTACTGGCATTCCGTGACCCGTTTGGCATTCGTCCCTTGGCTCTGGGCAAGGCCGAAAGCGAGCAGGGCACGGAATACATGTTTGCATCAGAATCCGTGGCCCTAGTGGGCATGGGTTTTGAATTTGTTCGCGATATTGAACCCGGTGAGGCCGTGTTTGTGGACCTGGATGGCAAATTGTACGCGCAGCAATGCGCAGAAAAGTCATCCTTGAATCCCTGTATTTTTGAATATGTCTACCTTGCGCGTCCTGATTCAGTGATGGATGGCATCAGTGTTTACGAAGCCCGCGTGAAAATGGGTGAGTACCTCGCCGACCAGATCCGCAAGAGCATGCCCCCCAGTGAAATCGATGTGGTCATGCCCATTCCCGATTCAAGCCGCCCGGCAGCGCTAGAATTGGCGAATCAGTTGGATGTGCCGTATCGTGAAGGTTTCATCAAGAACCGCTACATTGGCCGCACTTTCATCATGCCCGGTCAGGCTGTACGCAAGAAGAGTGTTCGTCAGAAGTTGAATGCCATTTCCGTGGAATTCAAGAACAAGACCGTGTTGCTGGTCGACGATTCGATTGTGCGTGGTACAACCAGCCGGGAAATTGTGCAAATGGCCCGTGAAGCCGGTGCAAAGAAGGTGATTTTCGCATCTGCTGCACCACCTGTGCGTTTCCCCAACGTGTATGGCATCGACATGCCCACACGCGACGAGCTGATCGCCTCTGGCCGTACCGATGACGAAATTTGCGCGGAAATTGGTGCAGATGCCCTGTTTTACCAGGACATTGAAGACATGAAGCGCGCTGTACGCGATTTGAACCCGAAGATCCAGACTTTTGATGCCAGTTGTTTTGATGGCCACTACATTACTGGTGACGTGACCACGGAATACCTGGATCGTCTTGAATATATGCGCAAGCATCCCGAGGTGCTTGAATCGGGCGGTTTGCAAATGAACCTGGGTTATTCTGCCAACCAGTAA
- a CDS encoding DUF1328 domain-containing protein produces MLHYAVVFFVIALIAALFGFGGIAAGAVEIAKILFFVFIILAAVTFVFNLVRSKT; encoded by the coding sequence ATGTTGCATTACGCTGTCGTATTTTTTGTAATCGCGCTGATTGCTGCTTTGTTCGGCTTCGGTGGCATCGCAGCGGGAGCGGTTGAAATTGCAAAAATATTATTTTTTGTTTTCATTATTCTTGCAGCTGTCACCTTTGTGTTTAACTTGGTCAGGTCCAAAACCTAG
- a CDS encoding CsbD family protein, producing MNKDIFQGNWKQLKGKVKQQWGKLTDDDLDVIDGKRTELAGKLQERYGYGKDEAEKHLDSWERQNH from the coding sequence ATGAACAAGGATATTTTTCAAGGCAACTGGAAACAGCTGAAAGGGAAAGTAAAGCAGCAGTGGGGCAAGCTCACTGATGACGATCTGGATGTGATTGATGGCAAGCGCACTGAGCTGGCCGGAAAACTTCAGGAGCGTTATGGCTACGGCAAAGACGAAGCCGAGAAACATCTGGATAGCTGGGAGCGTCAGAACCACTGA
- a CDS encoding response regulator has translation MIRLAIVDDHAIVRAGFKEMLSEELGMTIEFEAGTAEEAQVALRTQPCDVLLLDLSLPDLSGIDLLRTIKQRHDDIQVLIISSFSEERYALSMIRNGASGYLCKDCDRTDLINAIHTVAQGRRYVSKKTAELLASEMAGESNKPAHELLSERELQVFMRLIKGDTVSTIAEALHLSVKTVSTYRSRILEKLMVSSNAELATYAHQHGLLVC, from the coding sequence ATGATTCGATTGGCTATAGTTGACGACCACGCCATTGTCCGCGCAGGTTTCAAAGAAATGTTGAGTGAAGAACTGGGTATGACGATTGAATTTGAAGCAGGCACTGCAGAAGAGGCTCAGGTGGCCCTTCGCACCCAACCCTGTGATGTATTGCTGCTGGACCTCTCCTTGCCTGACCTTAGCGGGATTGACCTGCTGCGCACCATCAAGCAAAGGCATGATGACATCCAGGTGCTGATCATCAGCAGTTTTTCCGAGGAACGTTACGCATTGTCCATGATCAGAAACGGGGCCAGCGGCTACCTGTGCAAAGACTGCGACCGAACCGACCTGATCAATGCCATCCATACAGTGGCACAGGGTCGCCGATATGTCTCCAAAAAAACCGCCGAGCTGCTTGCCAGCGAGATGGCAGGTGAAAGCAACAAGCCCGCGCATGAGCTGCTTTCTGAACGCGAACTACAGGTCTTCATGCGTTTGATCAAGGGTGACACGGTATCCACCATCGCCGAGGCATTGCACCTCAGCGTGAAAACCGTGAGCACCTATAGGTCTCGCATTCTGGAAAAGCTGATGGTGTCCAGCAACGCAGAACTGGCCACTTATGCCCATCAACACGGGTTACTTGTGTGCTAA
- a CDS encoding aspartate kinase produces MSLIVHKYGGTSMGSTERIKNVAKRVAKWHRAGFQMVVVPSAMSGETNRLIGLAKEIQAEPDPRELDMLCCTGEQASVALLAMALKAEGLDAISFSGWQVPIKTDSSHTKARIESIDDTRVKAELNAGKVVIVTGFQGIDDQGNQTTLGRGGSDTSAVAIAAAMGAAECLIYTDVDGVYTTDPRVVPEARRMRVVSFEEMLEMASLGSKVLQIRSVEFAGKYRVPTRVLSSLTDPMMSLDDEKVSGTLITFEEDEHMEQAVVSGIAFNRDEAKVTIRGVPDKPGVAYQILGQVAEANIDVDMIIQNQGSDGTTDFTFTVHRNEFNKTMDLLKNKIQGSVGAREVAGDTNVCKVSIVGIGMRSHVGVASLMFKTLSEEGINIQMISTSEIKVSVLIDDKYMELAVRALHKAFGLEKEAA; encoded by the coding sequence ATGTCACTGATAGTACATAAATACGGTGGCACCTCCATGGGGTCCACAGAACGTATCAAGAATGTAGCCAAGCGTGTGGCCAAGTGGCATCGCGCGGGCTTTCAAATGGTGGTTGTGCCATCGGCCATGTCGGGTGAAACAAACCGCCTGATCGGGCTGGCCAAAGAAATCCAGGCAGAACCCGATCCTCGGGAACTGGACATGCTGTGCTGTACCGGCGAGCAGGCTTCTGTGGCTTTGCTGGCCATGGCCTTGAAAGCCGAAGGTCTGGACGCAATCAGCTTTTCTGGCTGGCAGGTGCCCATCAAAACTGACAGCAGTCACACCAAGGCGCGCATTGAATCAATTGACGACACGCGCGTGAAGGCCGAACTGAATGCCGGCAAGGTGGTGATCGTGACCGGTTTTCAAGGCATTGATGACCAGGGCAACCAGACTACGCTTGGCCGTGGCGGTTCAGATACGTCGGCCGTGGCCATTGCCGCTGCGATGGGTGCTGCCGAGTGCCTGATTTACACAGACGTTGACGGTGTTTACACGACGGACCCCCGCGTGGTGCCAGAAGCGCGCCGCATGCGCGTGGTGTCCTTTGAAGAAATGCTGGAAATGGCTTCTTTGGGCTCCAAGGTTTTGCAGATTCGCTCGGTTGAGTTTGCGGGCAAGTACCGTGTTCCAACCCGCGTATTGTCGAGCTTGACCGATCCAATGATGTCGCTGGACGACGAGAAAGTGTCTGGCACGCTGATTACTTTTGAGGAAGATGAACATATGGAACAGGCTGTTGTTTCCGGTATCGCTTTCAACCGTGATGAAGCAAAAGTGACGATTCGTGGCGTACCTGACAAGCCTGGCGTGGCGTATCAGATTCTCGGCCAGGTTGCAGAGGCGAATATCGATGTGGACATGATCATCCAGAACCAGGGTTCGGATGGCACCACCGATTTCACCTTCACTGTCCATCGCAATGAATTCAACAAAACCATGGATCTCTTGAAAAACAAGATCCAGGGCAGCGTGGGTGCGCGTGAAGTTGCGGGTGACACCAATGTGTGTAAGGTATCCATCGTGGGCATTGGCATGCGTTCACACGTGGGCGTTGCCAGTTTGATGTTCAAGACCTTGTCGGAAGAGGGCATCAACATCCAGATGATTTCAACCTCTGAAATCAAGGTGTCTGTTCTGATCGATGACAAGTACATGGAGTTGGCAGTACGTGCTCTGCACAAGGCCTTTGGCCTGGAAAAAGAGGCGGCCTGA
- a CDS encoding ATP-binding protein: MKHSTQRSILSARKRILQSRPYWLFAFGCLMVIALLGITYTHSRMNAQIMAMSEINKKRIDRLDQLWVLVVDAEASALSFLLMRSDLYLEPYRESIFKLEPLMASMNFDIPPGSEDHEDLMILKRLVDAKFQQMGEMLSKGRAPLAMSNDRGEMGKQLMDEIRIRLAVLKQRRETAHKKLERSYADQSENIQYVGYALGFASLLLILSLFTFQQRQVALRARIHDLLKTENARLEDMVRTRTRELSRLASHLTNAREEERRHMARELHDQMGAWLTAAKMDASWLRRSLGTQVGDDIQERILRLIDSIGSTITLTRRLVDDLQPPLLEGLGLVEALRALGEQFQLDVPVEMDFPANDVNLTQDQSLALYRIAQESLTNIRKYAKATQVKLGLAEEAGKVVLSVRDNGCGFETQNGETHGHGIAGMKHRTQMFNGSLTLRSVLGKGTHIEVCIPAPA, translated from the coding sequence TTGAAACATTCAACTCAACGTTCAATCCTGTCTGCGCGAAAGCGCATTCTCCAAAGCCGCCCGTACTGGCTGTTTGCATTCGGTTGTCTCATGGTTATTGCCTTGCTCGGGATTACCTACACCCATTCACGTATGAACGCGCAGATCATGGCCATGTCCGAGATCAACAAGAAGCGGATTGATCGCTTGGACCAATTGTGGGTGCTTGTGGTGGATGCTGAAGCCAGTGCCTTGTCCTTTCTGCTGATGCGCAGCGATTTGTATCTTGAGCCTTATCGGGAGAGCATATTCAAGTTGGAGCCTTTGATGGCATCCATGAACTTTGATATTCCGCCCGGTTCGGAAGACCATGAAGATCTGATGATCCTCAAGCGTTTGGTAGATGCCAAGTTTCAGCAAATGGGCGAAATGCTCAGTAAGGGGCGTGCACCTTTGGCCATGTCGAATGATCGGGGGGAAATGGGCAAGCAGCTCATGGATGAAATCCGCATTCGCTTGGCTGTGCTCAAGCAGAGGCGTGAAACGGCGCACAAGAAGCTGGAAAGAAGTTATGCGGACCAAAGCGAGAATATTCAGTATGTGGGCTATGCGTTGGGTTTTGCCTCACTGCTGTTGATTTTGAGCCTGTTCACCTTTCAGCAGCGTCAGGTGGCTTTGCGGGCCCGAATTCACGATTTGCTTAAAACTGAAAATGCCCGGCTGGAAGACATGGTCAGAACGCGCACCCGTGAATTGAGCCGGCTGGCCAGCCATTTGACCAATGCCCGAGAGGAAGAGCGCCGGCACATGGCGCGCGAGCTGCATGATCAGATGGGAGCGTGGTTAACCGCAGCCAAAATGGATGCAAGCTGGTTAAGACGTTCTTTGGGTACCCAGGTTGGGGATGACATACAAGAACGCATTCTGCGCCTGATTGACAGCATTGGCAGCACGATTACGCTGACACGAAGGTTGGTGGATGATCTTCAGCCGCCGCTGCTTGAGGGTTTGGGGCTGGTGGAGGCATTGCGTGCGCTGGGGGAGCAGTTCCAGCTGGATGTGCCGGTTGAAATGGATTTTCCTGCGAATGATGTCAATTTGACGCAAGACCAGTCACTGGCTTTGTATCGGATTGCGCAAGAATCGCTGACCAATATTCGAAAGTATGCGAAAGCGACCCAGGTCAAGCTGGGTTTGGCTGAGGAAGCAGGGAAAGTGGTGTTGTCTGTTCGTGACAATGGTTGCGGTTTTGAAACCCAGAATGGAGAAACGCATGGCCATGGCATTGCTGGCATGAAGCATCGCACCCAGATGTTCAACGGCAGCTTGACGCTTCGTTCAGTGCTGGGAAAGGGAACACACATCGAGGTGTGTATTCCCGCGCCAGCGTGA